A genomic window from Halogeometricum borinquense DSM 11551 includes:
- a CDS encoding NAD(P)/FAD-dependent oxidoreductase codes for MERFDVAVVGGGPAGSAAAHAAAESGASAVVLEKGVPRADRPDRLGPDSTDAAGILDYWVDIMDIHPDEMPDDVVLSTLDRAEFIGPNESLILRETGFDTSYDHFGFCMHRARFDDFLRNRAETAGAEYRVNVSVRDVESDRDGSPRHTVRLASGEDIEADFVVLADGPQRQVTNKVLDRFLPFDITDRLATTKVNHIAYQEHRRLPEAVARDVEGAIKFWWGYMPGHTAYPWIFPNDDNVARIGLTMPIGMDLSDIEAREKYELLRESDERIPNGKEYIRRLLEQEYGDEYDIEADFPIVEGRGKSKGTETYAISSTRPIDSPTDVGIAVTGGAMGATSAFHEGGDHVAVRTGAIAGELAASGDLSTYNDRWKAAIGDEVRRNVAFADVVRGYGPDDWDRGFAAARKMMESSSDKLFDLNMGTVRAGLSVGRVATQYKKAKYKSRSDKYVQLSEDEYAYADS; via the coding sequence ATGGAGCGATTCGACGTTGCAGTCGTCGGTGGCGGCCCCGCCGGGTCGGCCGCCGCACACGCCGCCGCGGAGTCGGGTGCATCGGCGGTGGTGTTGGAGAAAGGGGTACCGCGGGCGGACCGCCCCGACCGCCTCGGTCCCGACTCGACGGACGCCGCGGGGATTCTCGACTACTGGGTGGATATCATGGATATCCATCCCGACGAGATGCCCGACGACGTCGTCCTTTCGACGTTAGACCGGGCGGAGTTCATCGGCCCCAACGAGTCACTTATCCTCCGGGAGACCGGCTTTGACACTTCCTACGACCACTTCGGATTTTGCATGCACCGCGCGCGGTTCGACGACTTCCTCCGTAACCGCGCCGAGACGGCAGGTGCAGAGTACCGCGTGAACGTCTCCGTCCGCGACGTTGAGTCGGACCGCGACGGGTCGCCGCGGCACACCGTCCGCCTCGCCTCCGGTGAGGATATCGAGGCCGATTTCGTCGTCCTCGCTGATGGCCCGCAGCGACAAGTGACTAACAAGGTACTGGACCGGTTCCTCCCGTTCGACATCACCGACCGACTGGCGACGACGAAGGTGAACCACATCGCCTACCAAGAACACCGTCGCCTGCCCGAAGCGGTCGCCCGCGATGTCGAGGGTGCCATCAAGTTCTGGTGGGGATACATGCCCGGTCACACCGCTTACCCGTGGATCTTCCCGAACGACGACAACGTGGCTCGTATCGGCCTGACGATGCCCATCGGGATGGACCTCTCGGATATCGAGGCGCGCGAGAAGTACGAACTCCTCCGCGAGAGCGACGAGCGGATTCCGAACGGGAAAGAGTACATCCGACGCTTGCTCGAACAGGAGTACGGCGACGAGTACGATATCGAGGCGGACTTCCCCATCGTTGAGGGCCGAGGCAAATCGAAGGGGACGGAAACGTACGCTATCTCCTCGACACGGCCCATCGACTCCCCGACTGACGTGGGGATCGCCGTCACCGGCGGTGCGATGGGTGCCACCTCGGCGTTCCACGAGGGCGGCGACCACGTCGCCGTTCGGACCGGTGCCATCGCAGGCGAACTCGCCGCTTCCGGCGACCTCTCGACGTACAACGACCGCTGGAAAGCTGCCATCGGCGACGAAGTGCGCCGAAACGTCGCCTTCGCGGATGTCGTCCGCGGCTACGGTCCCGACGACTGGGACCGCGGCTTCGCCGCCGCACGGAAGATGATGGAAAGTTCCTCGGACAAACTGTTCGACCTGAACATGGGTACCGTCCGTGCGGGCCTGTCGGTCGGACGCGTGGCCACGCAGTACAAGAAAGCGAAGTACAAGTCCCGCAGCGACAAGTACGTCCAGTTGTCCGAAGACGAGTACGCGTACGCCGATTCGTAA
- a CDS encoding universal stress protein, giving the protein MFEQILFPTDGSNGAVVAFDHVLDLAVRHNATVHLLNVADTTQSSVLRRQDDDVETLVQEGERTVREAENNAQQRDVDTVTEVTSGEPYREIIDYSETHEIDLVVMPTHGRQGLERFLIGSTTERVVRRANVPVLTIRPDDDGTITYPYQDVLVPTDGSNCANQALSVGVAVADAEGAELHLLSAIAIAALGVDVRVDVQMEMLEESAQQLIDDAAAFAADAGVEPTSKAVEYGPSIHQTILTYIEEQDIDLVVVGTHGRTGFDRYLLGSVTDYLVRTSPIPVLTVRAPESDS; this is encoded by the coding sequence ATGTTCGAACAGATTCTCTTTCCCACAGACGGCAGTAACGGGGCAGTGGTCGCTTTCGATCACGTCTTAGATCTCGCAGTCCGTCACAACGCGACAGTACATCTCCTCAACGTCGCAGATACGACACAGAGTAGCGTCCTGCGGAGACAGGACGACGATGTTGAGACACTCGTACAGGAGGGTGAGAGAACTGTTCGCGAGGCAGAAAATAACGCCCAGCAACGTGATGTAGACACCGTCACAGAGGTAACGTCGGGAGAACCGTACCGCGAGATCATCGACTACAGTGAAACGCATGAGATCGATCTCGTCGTCATGCCAACACACGGGCGGCAAGGGCTTGAACGATTTCTGATCGGCAGCACGACCGAGCGAGTTGTCCGTCGAGCAAACGTTCCCGTACTCACGATTCGACCCGACGACGACGGGACGATCACCTACCCGTATCAGGACGTACTCGTTCCGACCGACGGGAGCAACTGTGCGAATCAAGCGCTCTCCGTCGGCGTTGCTGTTGCAGACGCCGAGGGAGCCGAACTGCATCTTCTCTCCGCTATTGCCATCGCAGCGCTGGGAGTCGATGTCCGTGTGGATGTTCAGATGGAGATGCTGGAGGAAAGCGCCCAGCAACTGATTGACGACGCTGCGGCGTTCGCGGCAGACGCCGGCGTGGAACCAACCTCGAAAGCGGTCGAATACGGACCATCGATTCATCAAACGATTCTCACGTATATCGAAGAACAGGATATCGACCTCGTCGTCGTCGGCACTCACGGGCGAACGGGCTTTGACCGATATCTGCTAGGCAGCGTCACTGATTATCTCGTTCGCACGTCGCCGATTCCCGTACTGACCGTTCGAGCACCCGAGTCCGACTCGTAG
- a CDS encoding FAD-dependent oxidoreductase produces the protein MRRSHPDVLIVGGGLAGLTLANYLRRQGREPTVVEQAPEWRTTGYGLGLWRDGITVLEELDRAAAVRRRATDPDSFAVRASDGGVLSHVSIPATKTLLLVIHRADLHAALRETVPDDWIRMGTTPERIEEQRDGVTVAFDDGTTEQFDLVVGADGVHSAVRRLCFDDWTKREFDTYVWSLWTEQDTDIGSEMVSVWGPGSEGFVARVGDRVGFNLAARLDALPETPARDVLRTHAERIGWKLPSLLDATDDDPFFDRIRDVACERWHGDRVVLIGDAAHAVHPISGMGASLALQDARSRTGTLDRSSRRPVVGLRPVRASPPRRRTARQARGAFRGRRDVSRITNAAQRTKRGRPPHTPVRDVRETPSSRVIGVCCRSLSVSQKTEFWLGDATSMNSSCRCSCSMPTFPRTITPQLCRSESADLMADLNVSTCGMKALA, from the coding sequence ATGCGACGGTCCCATCCCGACGTACTGATCGTCGGCGGCGGTTTAGCTGGACTGACGCTGGCGAACTACCTACGGCGGCAAGGCCGCGAACCGACTGTCGTCGAACAAGCCCCCGAGTGGCGGACGACTGGATATGGGCTCGGACTCTGGCGTGACGGCATCACCGTCCTCGAAGAACTCGACCGCGCAGCGGCGGTCCGACGGCGTGCGACTGATCCCGACAGCTTCGCGGTTCGGGCGAGCGACGGAGGCGTCCTCTCGCACGTGTCGATCCCCGCGACGAAAACGCTCCTGTTAGTCATCCATCGGGCTGATTTGCACGCCGCCCTCCGAGAGACGGTTCCCGACGACTGGATTCGGATGGGAACGACGCCCGAACGTATCGAAGAACAGCGCGATGGTGTCACCGTCGCGTTCGACGACGGCACGACCGAGCAGTTCGACCTCGTCGTGGGTGCCGACGGCGTCCATTCGGCCGTCCGACGACTGTGCTTCGACGACTGGACGAAACGGGAGTTCGACACCTACGTCTGGTCGCTGTGGACCGAACAGGACACCGACATCGGGTCGGAGATGGTCAGCGTCTGGGGACCCGGAAGCGAGGGATTCGTCGCACGCGTCGGCGACCGGGTCGGATTCAACCTCGCGGCCCGACTCGACGCGCTACCGGAGACTCCGGCGCGCGATGTACTGCGGACACACGCCGAGCGAATCGGATGGAAACTGCCGAGCCTCCTCGATGCCACCGACGATGACCCGTTCTTCGACCGAATTCGAGACGTAGCCTGCGAGCGATGGCACGGCGACCGCGTGGTCCTCATCGGTGACGCCGCTCACGCCGTTCACCCGATCTCCGGAATGGGTGCATCACTCGCGTTGCAGGATGCGCGTTCTCGCACAGGAACTCTCGACCGCTCGTCCCGGCGACCTGTCGTCGGCCTTCGACCGGTTCGAGCGTCGCCGCCGCGACGACGTACGGCGCGTCAAGCGCGAGGCGCGTTTCGAGGCCGCCGCGACGTTTCTCGAATCACCAACGCTGCGCAGCGTACGAAACGCGGTCGTCCGCCACACACCCCTGTTCGAGACGTTCGTGAAACGCCGAGCAGTCGAGTGATCGGCGTTTGCTGTCGCTCACTATCCGTCAGCCAGAAAACGGAGTTTTGGCTCGGTGACGCTACGTCTATGAACTCGTCCTGTCGTTGTAGCTGTTCGATGCCGACGTTTCCGAGGACGATCACACCGCAACTCTGCAGATCCGAGTCTGCCGATTTGATGGCGGACTTGAACGTGTCCACGTGCGGGATGAAAGCGCTTGCGTAG
- a CDS encoding pyridoxal-phosphate-dependent aminotransferase family protein, which yields MTEKREYKDDYPDKKLYIPGPTEVREDVIEAMCEPMFGHRMDRMTDLYTTIVEDTKEFLGTDNDVIILTASGTEFWEASTLNLVDENILVATCGSFSERHANVAERLGKNVDRLEYDWGQAVKPEDVREALERSDKHYDVVACVMNESSTGVRNPIEEIGDVIAEYPDTYFVVDAVSSLGGDYVDIDEHNIDVIFASSQKAFAMPPGVAVCAVSNDAYERELETDSASWYGGFQRSLDYYDRKGQTHSTPAIPIMLAYRKQMKHMLEESHEERSRRHREMAEYTREWARNHFDMFPEDGYESQTVSCIENTRGIDVAATIEEVSAKYDMVFSNGYGSALGEKTFRIGHMGEHDVASIEALTDAIEDVADL from the coding sequence GTGACCGAGAAACGCGAATACAAAGACGACTATCCGGACAAGAAACTGTATATCCCGGGTCCGACCGAGGTGCGCGAGGACGTGATCGAGGCGATGTGCGAACCGATGTTCGGTCACCGGATGGACCGGATGACCGACCTGTACACGACCATCGTCGAGGACACGAAGGAGTTCCTCGGAACCGACAACGACGTGATTATCCTCACGGCATCGGGGACGGAGTTCTGGGAGGCGTCTACGCTCAATCTCGTAGACGAAAACATCCTCGTGGCGACCTGTGGGAGTTTCAGCGAGCGCCACGCCAACGTGGCCGAACGCTTGGGCAAGAACGTTGATCGACTCGAATACGACTGGGGACAGGCCGTCAAACCCGAAGACGTGCGCGAGGCGCTGGAGCGCAGCGACAAGCACTACGATGTCGTCGCCTGCGTGATGAACGAGAGTTCGACCGGCGTCCGGAATCCCATCGAGGAGATCGGCGACGTGATCGCCGAATATCCGGACACCTACTTCGTCGTTGACGCGGTGTCGTCGCTGGGTGGCGACTACGTCGATATCGACGAACACAACATCGATGTCATCTTCGCATCGTCGCAGAAGGCGTTCGCCATGCCGCCGGGCGTGGCCGTCTGCGCCGTCAGCAACGACGCCTATGAACGCGAACTGGAGACGGACTCGGCGTCGTGGTACGGCGGATTCCAGCGCTCGCTCGACTACTACGACCGGAAGGGTCAGACTCACTCGACGCCGGCGATTCCCATCATGCTGGCCTACCGCAAGCAGATGAAACACATGCTCGAAGAGAGCCACGAGGAACGCAGTCGGCGTCACCGAGAGATGGCCGAGTACACCCGCGAGTGGGCGCGCAACCACTTCGATATGTTCCCCGAAGACGGGTACGAGTCCCAGACGGTGAGTTGTATCGAGAACACGCGCGGAATCGACGTGGCTGCAACCATCGAGGAAGTCTCTGCGAAGTACGACATGGTCTTCTCGAACGGCTACGGGTCGGCACTCGGTGAGAAGACGTTCCGCATCGGGCACATGGGCGAACACGACGTAGCGAGCATCGAAGCCCTGACCGACGCTATCGAAGACGTCGCTGATCTCTAA
- a CDS encoding helix-turn-helix domain-containing protein, translating to MKRVAFGVSYPTELAHPIHRRLALTDGVSRMELLIWGPTANVTTLSWFDTDPETVRELLTAVGTLSAVSLVAGDDGTYAFAHQTGFEFDDDVLDLLASASVVFLPPVTFFEDGTATFEAVGETADLSDFYRQLGTLLDVRIERVHDFQRGSNPANLTTRQQSALEAAVAVGYYDVPRTGTVEAVAAELDCAKSTAGELLRKAESAVVTQFTDGSLVK from the coding sequence GTGAAACGCGTCGCGTTCGGCGTCAGCTACCCGACCGAACTCGCCCATCCGATTCACCGCCGACTCGCGCTGACCGACGGTGTCTCGCGCATGGAGCTGTTGATCTGGGGACCGACAGCGAACGTGACGACGCTCTCGTGGTTCGACACCGACCCCGAGACGGTGCGGGAGTTGCTCACTGCGGTCGGCACCCTTTCAGCCGTGAGTCTGGTCGCGGGCGACGACGGAACGTACGCGTTCGCCCATCAGACGGGGTTCGAGTTCGACGACGACGTTCTCGACCTCCTCGCATCAGCGAGCGTGGTGTTTCTCCCGCCGGTGACGTTCTTCGAGGACGGTACCGCAACGTTCGAAGCCGTCGGGGAAACGGCTGACTTGAGTGATTTCTACCGCCAACTGGGGACGCTCCTCGACGTGCGAATCGAGCGCGTCCACGATTTTCAGCGAGGGTCGAATCCGGCGAATCTGACGACACGGCAGCAGTCGGCGTTGGAGGCGGCGGTGGCCGTCGGCTACTACGACGTACCACGCACCGGCACCGTCGAAGCTGTGGCCGCCGAACTCGACTGTGCGAAGAGTACCGCGGGCGAACTGCTACGGAAGGCGGAGTCGGCCGTCGTCACGCAGTTCACGGACGGGTCGCTCGTAAAGTGA
- a CDS encoding alpha/beta fold hydrolase, producing the protein MANGHATRMGGDDAAGGADVRTVSVSDGRDVAYAEYGDSDGVPVVFLHGTPGSRLLGEIFDERARRDGVRLLALDRPGYGRSDPWPARTLSDTGSFVTAVLDDAGVSRAGVVGFSGGGPHALAVAATHGERVQRVDVVAGAVPPSRRESPPLALRVLEILASATPTLARGLSRLQSVLVARSDPSAVVSQYTDSRDADGISSAVSELVKRDFVEALANHRSGFVAETRTLAREWDFSTGNVTSAVQLWHGGRDSNVPVEGAQRLAEQLPDATLTVLDDADHLRTLLQSGDRILEEYGRESDGNEIESVESTSNAGHSASRS; encoded by the coding sequence ATGGCAAACGGACACGCAACGCGAATGGGCGGAGACGACGCCGCGGGGGGTGCCGACGTTCGGACTGTCAGCGTAAGCGATGGTCGGGATGTCGCATACGCCGAGTACGGGGATTCCGACGGCGTACCGGTCGTGTTCCTTCATGGGACGCCGGGTTCGCGTCTTCTGGGAGAGATCTTCGACGAACGGGCACGGCGCGACGGCGTCCGTCTCCTCGCACTCGACCGACCGGGATACGGCCGTTCGGATCCGTGGCCGGCGCGGACGCTGAGTGATACGGGGTCGTTCGTCACCGCTGTATTGGACGACGCGGGTGTGTCGCGTGCCGGCGTCGTCGGATTCTCCGGCGGCGGCCCGCACGCACTCGCCGTCGCGGCGACGCACGGCGAGCGTGTCCAGCGCGTTGATGTCGTCGCAGGTGCGGTCCCGCCATCACGTAGAGAGTCGCCGCCGCTGGCGCTTCGCGTTCTCGAAATCTTGGCGAGCGCGACGCCGACGCTCGCACGTGGGTTATCGAGACTGCAGTCGGTGCTGGTGGCGCGGTCGGACCCTTCGGCGGTCGTCTCGCAGTACACCGACTCGCGAGACGCCGACGGCATCTCCTCGGCGGTATCCGAACTCGTCAAGCGCGACTTCGTAGAGGCGTTGGCGAATCACCGGAGCGGGTTCGTCGCTGAAACGCGGACGCTCGCGCGGGAATGGGATTTCTCGACCGGGAACGTCACGTCAGCAGTGCAGTTGTGGCACGGTGGGCGGGACAGCAACGTGCCTGTCGAAGGCGCACAACGGCTTGCAGAGCAGTTGCCGGACGCGACGCTGACTGTATTGGACGACGCCGACCATCTGCGAACGCTTCTGCAGAGCGGTGATCGGATTCTCGAAGAGTACGGCCGAGAGTCCGATGGGAACGAAATCGAATCTGTGGAATCAACGTCGAACGCGGGCCACTCGGCGTCTCGCTCGTAG
- a CDS encoding cold-shock protein — protein MAKGNVDFFNDTGGYGFISTDDADDDVFFHMEDIGGEDLEEGTDVEFEIEDAPKGPRATNLTRL, from the coding sequence ATGGCGAAAGGTAACGTTGATTTCTTCAACGACACAGGCGGTTACGGTTTCATTTCGACGGACGACGCTGACGACGACGTGTTCTTCCACATGGAAGACATCGGCGGCGAGGACCTCGAAGAGGGAACGGATGTAGAGTTTGAAATTGAAGATGCCCCCAAGGGTCCGCGCGCGACGAACCTGACGCGCCTGTAA
- a CDS encoding NAD(P)/FAD-dependent oxidoreductase: MTVSDESDPFVSRLDPSTRRTARKTGGSAVVVGGAMAGLAAAHALRALDWEVVLYERQSYAEKRVNCGEAMTGADAIPLPKTAEYGFANKPPAFEVDVFTGDTGSRTLAGKGVFPSTDAYVTDRNVVERKWAEQVAEDGVDVRESTGVTKAQFREFSEEFDLVVDATGQPSMASKVDGTTDEYAGRMTALNADVEGDFSDLYPNSLILFENYLGYSWAFPKSETRANVGIGWAQDNLPDDYYESFVAACERNGWPVPDRSAMNVYTIPRGPSLDPDRAWDAENCIARVGDAAGIANRFTGKGISQAVESSYLLAELAAEDRLDDYASELYDRMKNEYRLAYIVRGALEDGRPDILGGVMDAVSGIDVESVDREPKYAFSRLVRHPVLLAKLAANPTMLSRLLDAYTDNWEFRKQHA, encoded by the coding sequence ATGACAGTGTCCGACGAGTCGGACCCGTTCGTTTCCCGACTCGATCCCTCGACGCGTCGCACCGCCCGCAAGACGGGCGGTTCGGCCGTCGTCGTTGGTGGAGCCATGGCCGGACTCGCCGCCGCTCACGCCCTCCGCGCACTCGACTGGGAGGTCGTACTGTACGAGCGCCAGTCGTACGCCGAAAAGCGAGTCAACTGCGGCGAGGCGATGACCGGTGCCGACGCCATCCCGCTGCCGAAGACCGCCGAATACGGCTTTGCCAACAAACCGCCCGCGTTCGAGGTAGACGTGTTCACCGGCGACACCGGTTCGAGAACACTCGCGGGAAAGGGCGTTTTCCCGTCCACGGACGCCTACGTCACCGACCGCAACGTAGTCGAGCGAAAGTGGGCCGAACAGGTGGCCGAAGACGGCGTGGACGTACGCGAGTCAACCGGCGTGACGAAGGCGCAGTTCCGCGAGTTCTCCGAGGAGTTCGACCTCGTCGTGGACGCGACGGGGCAACCGTCGATGGCGAGTAAGGTTGACGGGACGACCGACGAGTACGCCGGACGCATGACCGCGCTGAACGCGGACGTGGAGGGTGATTTCTCGGATCTGTACCCGAACTCGCTGATCCTGTTCGAGAATTATCTCGGCTACTCGTGGGCATTCCCCAAGTCAGAGACGCGCGCGAACGTCGGAATCGGGTGGGCACAAGACAACTTGCCGGACGACTACTACGAGTCGTTCGTCGCCGCGTGCGAACGCAACGGTTGGCCCGTCCCGGACCGTTCAGCGATGAACGTCTACACTATCCCGCGCGGACCGAGCCTCGATCCCGACCGGGCGTGGGACGCCGAGAACTGTATCGCGCGCGTCGGTGACGCCGCAGGTATCGCTAACCGCTTTACCGGCAAAGGGATCTCTCAAGCGGTCGAATCGTCGTATCTACTCGCGGAACTTGCCGCGGAGGACCGTCTCGACGACTACGCAAGCGAACTGTACGACCGGATGAAAAACGAGTACCGGCTAGCGTACATCGTCCGCGGCGCACTCGAAGACGGCCGCCCGGACATCCTCGGCGGCGTGATGGACGCCGTCTCCGGTATCGACGTGGAATCGGTGGACAGAGAACCGAAGTACGCCTTTTCGCGCCTCGTCCGTCACCCTGTTCTCCTCGCCAAACTCGCCGCCAACCCGACGATGCTCTCGCGTCTGTTGGACGCCTACACCGACAACTGGGAGTTCAGAAAGCAACACGCGTGA
- a CDS encoding endonuclease/exonuclease/phosphatase family protein: MTVPPVRVLSFNVRYDTDDDGPDAWPHRRDDAVRLVRYHRPDVVCLQEPLKHQLDAFRDGLDEYEWVAVPRTGGNAADATDSKETDDAASTGESVPVGYDASRFSLEDSETFWLSETPEEPGSVGWDATLPRILTRATLQGESGETFHVASVHLDNDGVKARLEGAKLARDRLAQLDGPVILAGDCNATPDSDPYEAVTEAFADARHVAKHGHHGPEKTMHHFTGDPTERIDYVFVRECDVRLSATLADRTREGYPSDHFPVVADVLLR; this comes from the coding sequence ATGACAGTCCCTCCAGTTCGCGTGCTGAGTTTCAACGTCCGCTACGACACCGACGACGACGGCCCCGACGCGTGGCCGCACCGCCGCGACGACGCTGTCCGTCTGGTTCGTTACCACCGTCCTGATGTAGTCTGCCTCCAGGAACCGCTCAAACACCAACTCGACGCGTTCCGCGACGGACTCGACGAGTACGAGTGGGTTGCCGTCCCGCGGACGGGCGGGAACGCTGCCGATGCCACCGACTCCAAAGAGACGGACGACGCCGCATCAACCGGCGAGTCCGTACCCGTCGGCTACGACGCCTCTCGATTCTCACTCGAAGACAGCGAGACGTTCTGGCTGTCCGAAACGCCCGAAGAACCGGGGAGCGTTGGCTGGGATGCCACCCTCCCGCGAATCCTCACGCGCGCAACGCTGCAAGGTGAATCAGGTGAGACGTTCCACGTCGCCAGCGTCCACCTCGACAACGACGGAGTGAAGGCACGACTCGAAGGCGCGAAACTCGCCCGCGACCGATTGGCGCAACTCGACGGTCCAGTGATCCTCGCGGGAGATTGCAATGCGACACCTGATTCAGATCCGTACGAGGCGGTAACGGAGGCGTTCGCGGACGCGAGGCACGTCGCCAAACACGGCCACCACGGGCCGGAGAAAACGATGCATCACTTTACTGGCGATCCGACGGAGCGAATCGACTACGTGTTCGTCCGGGAGTGCGACGTACGACTCAGCGCGACGCTCGCTGATCGCACCCGTGAGGGATACCCATCGGACCACTTCCCCGTGGTCGCGGACGTGTTACTGCGGTGA
- the hisD gene encoding histidinol dehydrogenase has protein sequence MQLEVREVAELSPDERVAFFERDAGVTDVQSDVRDIVSRVRNEGDVAIRNFCREFDDVEVGNLDVTDDAERAYEEIDDDVRESIEAAAANIREFHERQLPDDWRETFDGLAGDADAASGEQRAAGTRELGRRFRPLERVGVYAPGGTAAYPSSVLMGVVPAKVAGVEHVAVVTPPGDPMNPITLAAAHVAGADRIYSVGGAQAVSALAYGTETVKAVQKVVGPGNKWVTAAKAEVRGDVDIDFLAGPSEILVVADETADPAFVAADLVAQAEHDPNASVVAVTDDADTAEAILAAVERQIAGCEREETIREAFENDASGVLVTRSMSEAVLFAEEYAAEHLSIQAEDDEALLDRISNAGSVFLGPHTPVAAGDYASGTNHVLPTSGGAKRYGGLSVETFLRSTTVQRLDEGALSDLSETITTLAEAEGLEAHAESVRTRLEDE, from the coding sequence ATGCAACTTGAGGTTCGGGAGGTGGCCGAACTCTCGCCGGACGAACGCGTGGCGTTCTTCGAACGAGACGCCGGCGTCACCGACGTACAGTCGGACGTGCGGGATATCGTCTCGCGCGTCCGCAACGAGGGCGACGTAGCGATTCGCAACTTCTGTCGCGAGTTCGACGATGTCGAAGTCGGTAATCTCGACGTGACCGACGACGCCGAACGCGCATACGAAGAGATCGACGACGACGTGCGCGAGTCCATCGAGGCGGCCGCGGCGAACATCCGTGAGTTCCACGAACGGCAACTGCCGGACGACTGGCGCGAGACGTTCGACGGTCTTGCGGGCGACGCGGACGCGGCGTCTGGAGAGCAACGCGCCGCTGGAACGCGCGAACTCGGCCGTCGATTCCGACCGCTGGAACGCGTCGGCGTCTACGCTCCCGGCGGGACGGCGGCGTATCCGTCCAGCGTTCTCATGGGCGTCGTTCCGGCGAAGGTAGCGGGCGTCGAACACGTCGCCGTCGTCACGCCGCCGGGCGATCCGATGAATCCCATCACGCTGGCCGCGGCGCACGTCGCGGGCGCGGATCGAATCTACAGCGTCGGCGGCGCGCAGGCCGTCTCCGCCCTCGCCTACGGGACGGAAACGGTGAAAGCGGTACAGAAGGTGGTCGGCCCGGGTAACAAGTGGGTGACGGCCGCGAAGGCAGAGGTTCGTGGCGACGTGGATATCGACTTCCTCGCCGGGCCATCCGAGATTCTCGTCGTCGCCGACGAAACAGCGGACCCGGCGTTCGTCGCCGCCGACTTGGTGGCGCAGGCCGAACACGACCCGAACGCCTCCGTCGTCGCCGTTACCGACGATGCCGACACGGCCGAAGCGATTCTCGCGGCCGTCGAACGCCAGATTGCGGGGTGCGAGCGCGAGGAGACCATCCGTGAGGCGTTCGAGAACGACGCCTCCGGCGTTCTCGTCACGCGTTCGATGTCCGAAGCCGTGCTGTTCGCCGAGGAGTACGCCGCAGAACACCTGTCGATTCAAGCCGAGGACGACGAGGCGTTGCTCGACCGCATCTCGAACGCAGGGAGCGTCTTCCTCGGACCGCACACGCCAGTCGCAGCGGGCGACTACGCTTCGGGGACGAACCACGTCCTCCCAACTTCCGGCGGCGCAAAGCGCTACGGCGGACTCTCTGTCGAGACGTTCCTCCGTTCGACGACCGTCCAGCGCCTCGACGAAGGGGCGCTTTCGGATCTCTCGGAGACGATTACCACACTGGCCGAAGCCGAGGGGTTGGAAGCGCACGCCGAGAGCGTCCGCACCCGCCTCGAAGACGAGTAG